Proteins found in one Lycium ferocissimum isolate CSIRO_LF1 chromosome 6, AGI_CSIRO_Lferr_CH_V1, whole genome shotgun sequence genomic segment:
- the LOC132060010 gene encoding cyclin-SDS produces MKRKLQHTEASSLHQPAVKKQLRSKLPRRKRSYISPIILRSFSISISSHLTSEISRDSSKSNSVNKREIEGENEFRRVTRAYFRKNQKNKDDADVELSECSCVDSCTSQFIGKITKNEDPVEIEDSDAISTLVKVSSDFCDKISKSESDVVEGTAIINDEVIHISTEFTKRNAKDIEETEDSDAISTFLKASSDFSSKISKSVVEGTAKINDEDVVSFNSALQSPSESKCGNLSVQTIKCTENRAIEEDIESEVSKLSAATHAHDKLNGSAAFDLQCSENFSIKCSENRAIEEDIESKASLVELSAATQAHDKLNGDAEFDLECSEQGENRATEEEINSEQVSKLSGATHAQDKLDAHAEFDLECSENFSIIDVSDDYYSSAYSDIFPESSDIDLSDYSPSYWYESGSQFSEKSNVDATPSPTFTLFLRFSQQFCRSTVALQSNRVNSSEDHISTEFTGLENEEDEESYRMIRNRERRQLYLHDYAEEYCSTTDYGDLVVQQRLQMVHWILEQATRKDLQKETMFLSVNLFDRFLSKGYFRTKKCLQIAGIACLTLAVRIEENQPFNSIRQKTFVVAGTAYSCSEVVAMEWLVQEVLNFQCFLPTIYNFLWFYLKAARAAEYVERTTKYLAVLALLGHEHLCYRPSTVASALVILALSAANLYASCHLVTKTHAKIKDEDLPECIKSLEWLVKYI; encoded by the exons ATGAAGCGAAAGTTACAACACACAGAAGCATCATCACTTCATCAACCGGCTGTGAAGAAACAGCTTCGATCAAAGTTACCTCGCCGTAAACGATCATATATCTCTCCAATAATTCTACGTTCATTCTCTATTTCAATTTCGTCTCACTTAACTAGTGAAATTTCACGTGATTCGAGTAAAAGTAATTCTGTTAATAAGCGTgaaattgaaggagaaaatGAATTTCGTAGAGTTACTAGAGCTTATTTCAGAAAAAATCAGAAGAATAAGGATGATGCTGACGTGGAATTATCGGAATGCTCTTGTGTTGATTCGTGTACTTCTCAATTCATtggaaaaatcacaaaaaatgaAGATCCAGTTGAAATTGAGGATTCTGATGCAATTTCGACATTAGTGAAAGTTTCTAGTGATTTTTGCGATAAAATATCAAAATCTGAAAGCGATGTTGTTGAAGGAACTGCGATAATCAACGACGAAGTAATTCACATTTCTACTGAATTCACT AAGAGAAATGCAAAAGACATTGAAGAAACTGAGGATTCTGATGCAATTTCAACGTTTCTCAAAGCTTCTAGTGATTTTTCCAGTAAAATCTCAAAATCTGTAGTTGAAGGAACTGCAAAAATCAACGACGAAGATGTCGTTTCATTCAATTCAGCATTACAATCACCTTCTGAATCGAAATGTGGAAATTTATCAGTTCAAACAATCAAATGTACTGAAAACAGAGCAATCGAAGAAGATATCGAGTCTGAAGTTTCAAAATTATCTGCTGCAACACATGCACATGATAAGCTCAATGGAAGCGCAGCATTTGATCTACAATGTTCTGAAAATTTCTCAATCAAATGTAGTGAAAACAGAGCAATTGAAGAAGATATCGAGTCCAAAGCTTCACTAGTAGAATTATCTGCTGCAACACAGGCACATGATAAGCTCAATGGAGACGCAGAATTTGATCTAGAATGTTCTGAACAAGGTGAAAACAGAGCAACAGAAGAAGAAATCAACTCTGAACAAGTTTCAAAATTATCTGGTGCAACACATGCACAGGATAAGCTCGATGCTCATGCAGAATTTGATCTAGAATGTTCTGAAAATTTCTCAATAATTGATGTCTCTGATGACTACTATTCATCAGCTTATTCGGATATTTTTCCAGAAAGTTCGGATATAGATCTATCGGATTATAGTCCATCGTATTGGTATGAATCTGGAAGCCAATTTTCTGAGAAATCGAATGTAGATGCTACTCCTTCACCTACTTTCACGTTGTTTCTTCGGTTCAGTCAACAGTTTTGCAGATCAACTGTTGCTTTGCAATCTAATCGTGTAAACTCATCGGAAGATCATATTTCTACTGAATTCACT GGATTGGAAAATGAAGAGGATGAAGAGAGCTATAGGATGATAAGGAACAGAGAGAGGAGACAATTGTATCTACACGATTATGCCGAGGAATACTGTTCCACAACGGACTACGGCGATTTAGTCGTACAGCAACGGTTGCAAATGGTTCATTGGATACTTGAG CAAGCTACGAGGAAGGACCTTCAGAAGGAGACCATGTTCTTAAGTGTCAACCTCTTTGacagatttttaagtaaagggTACTTCAGAACCAAAAAATGCCTTCAAATTGCTGGCATAGCCTGCCTTACTCTGGCAGTCAGGATAGAAGAAAACCAGCCGTTCAACAG CATTCGTCAGAAGACATTCGTTGTTGCAGGCACTGCATATAGCTGTTCTGAAGTGGTGGCTATGGAGTGGCTGGTGCAGGAGGTCCTCAACTTCCAGTGCTTTCTTCCAACAATATACAACTTCTTATG GTTCTATCTTAAAGCTGCTAGAGCTGCTGAATATGTGGAAAGGACAACTAAATACCTGGCAGTACTAGCTTTGCTGGGTCATGAGCACTTGTGCTACAGACCATCAACTGTAGCATCTGCACTGGTGATTCTCGCTTTATCAGCTGCCAATCTTTATGCCTCCTGCCATTTGGTTACAAAG ACTCATGCCAAAATAAAGGACGAAGATTTACCTGAATGCATAAAG AGCTTGGAATGGTTGGTGAAGTACATATGA